GCAACATATGTACGGCCACATGGATGCAGGTTTCCAAAACCTGCAAACCAACATGTACGGCCACGTGGACACTCAATTCGCTGCATTCCAGAGGCAGCAACAGGGCTACTTTGATGCCCAATTTGAAGCTGAGCGCGCTGCCCGCCTACGGCAACACGAGGAGTACATGCGCCACCATGCGGAGTATATGAGGACGATGAATGAGTGGCAGCGAGCCTTCCCAGGACCGCCGCAGGACCCTCAGGACCCGCCGGCCCCTTGAGCCCCGGTGAGTTCGACTCCGTGCCCTACacttccttttcaaacttattcttccttgtggagaataagtttggggggatgtggctGTGTGGGCACTCTATCTTTactgttttgtttctttttagtttgtcttAGTAGTTTTGAGTCTTGTTTGCTTTGTTGAGAAGTTGTcagtcttgtttttgtttgttgctCTGTGTTGATGCCTTGGTGAAGAGATGAGATGTGTATGAATTAGTTGGATAACTGGcctatgatgatttctgttttaAAATGGTAAAActgcatgtgtttgtgttgacattgttgagattgagcatgattgataaatgataagcatggtctttAATGTGTTCGCAATCAATGtaataagctgtgagatttgagccttgactgtcactaTTTTCCACAGtcttatttttgtttcttgagTGTTTGTTCAAGCATGCTTGTTTCTcgctagaacttgtcttggtttctccctcgaggtcacacagtgtgcttaataactgtgagatgatagaaggccatctttgctagcccatATATCCCATACTTGTCCTTTTACTCTATATGACCCTAGTTTCGCCCCTTTGAGCTTTTATtatccattttatttggtttagccgtgggtgggaACTTGGAGTTTGTTGCTATGGGAATGTTGGTTTGTGGAGGTGTGTGATCATGATTTATGAACTTTGTCTTTGATTGGAAAAATCCTAGTATCCtacaagtcaaaaaaaaaaaaaaaaaaaagaagaaaagaaaagaaaaagaaaaagaaaagagtgaaaaaaaattgaaaaaaaatggatACATAGGGTACATAGAAGGTCATATTGTCATGAGAGATAATTGTTGTGTTGTGGTGaattatatattgaaaatttggttttatgaaaggtggaggatagaattgagcaagaatgctataaggttggtaATGATGTTACTTTGATTTGCatctttgagtcacttagccaaacatatcctaccttaccaaagagcctacattacaaccttcaataaagacctttttgatcttggttataggagcacacatttagtgatggagaggtgagacgattgacaagcttatggatgagtgcatgtttagcttgaactgagcgtatacacgtcctttctgattgatacacttgagagttgagagttcgtattttctttatctttttggtgaggattgcgaGTCGTTGAAGACCATattttgaagtttgtcatgagtgtcatttcttgatgataggagacaCAAATGCATGCTGTTGTTTTTGTTgataaatctgaagccacaaggttatccacttttctctgcgcTCTTGTCGATTCATCtgtggttcatctttgtttttgtccgaggacggacaatggtttaagtttggggggttgttctacatgcatttttcatctcctttgtcgcgtttattcatagtttttGGGCGTTTTAATTGAGTTCTTGAGAGTCTTTGGTTTgaattgttaaatttgtgtggaatagactactcgtccgtgtTCGTGTTGTTTTTACAGGTTTTGGACTCAATTTGTGAAGTTTTGGATGAAGCGTAGTGGAATACGCGAAGTGACGAGTCCATAGGCACAAACGGGGCGAGAATCGGgcatcggatgagcaagaacgggcGCCGGGAAGTCCGTGTGTCGGAGGACACGCGGCCGTGCACGAGGACGGGCGCCGGGAagtcgcgcggtccgggcatgcggccgcatgccacggccgcgcgaggaTGCAGAACCCGCTGGAAGACCGCGCgggccaggcgcgcggccgcgcgaggagaccgcgcgagctcgcgcggcccagccatgcggccgcgcgaccagCCCGCGCGAGGCGCCGAGTCAGCCCATCTTTTCCGCTTTTTCACCTAAAACGCgatttttggagtattttcgagttagacgacctagggcatataaataccatcttttagcttatcccagacaccttttatcatattctgattttccctgagagctgtgagacacggagcaagagcaagactgaagaatctcaacttctctacggtttttcatagttttatgtttattatttttgttgagattgtgattgttagtcatatgtctatgtgtggctaaatccctttttcccagggtttagggagtaaacatgattcaaatttctgactgttgatttaattaattgagatttacattcctttctatgttcttgatttaattgcttgctttattgcttgatcaccaatttagcataatcataggttttaatttgagatcgggagatgataattaatacctgaacatagaacatagaacacatttattctaattctaaagggaattaataattgtgagggcgttaatcctaggaacttttaggagttacatgttagaagtgtgatccggggacggtagccttgcatgtaatcaacggtttgtatgccacgggagtgggtatagactagttttgagattgtcttaggaattatctcattaattgaattaaaacgtgttagttaggagaatctgttgaaacctttgccttgggaaattctctttcttctgttacttcgtAATTCttacagcttgatttcttttcagtattcctttatttcattttaaatttgttttcaaaaattaaacctttacaattcggttttccagatagagtaaagtgaTTACGATTAGGCATTGATAAcaattagtccctgtggattcgaccttgtcactgctatactcaattgcacccgtacacttgcggcgtgttaaataaaatagcgaacaactTGTAATTAAGTATCCCAAACATATTCTTCCAAGAATATCCTGATCATCTCGCAAGCAATTTGTCAAGTGATTTGCTACTTTAGTgtcccaaacatcatccaacacAATGAGACACTTCTTGCCCTTCAATCCTCCTTTCAATTGTCCAACCAATTCCTCCTCATCATCTTCTCCTTTGGTAAGCATTTAGTAAGTGTTGGGATCCACTTGAGCTAGAATGCATCGTAATACTTCATCAGATTCGCATTTCCTGCCCACTCTGACCCATGCTCGAACCTCAAAATGTCTCTGAATTGATGGATCTTCAAAAATATGCTTAGCAAGAGTCGTCTTTCCAACGCCCGCCATCCCAATAATCGAAAAGGGCTCATTGTTATTTTCTTCAGGAAGATAATCTCTGGCATATTCAAATTCATGAGATAATCCAACCATCTTAGACTTGATCATTCCACCAGAATCAATTCTTGAGGAAATAGGCTCGCCTTCTTCCTCTGGCATATTCAACATCTCAATGAAGTACTCAAATTCCATCATCTTCACCTGTGGAGTAGATGGAAAAATATCATcatataaaatttttataataatattattgtgaattggagggaaataaaaaataaaagcatgCCCACCTGAATTATTTTTCCATATTATTATCCACTTCAAAAATCATCTGAAAAAAGTGTAAAAATATATGGTTTCGTGAAAGATTGGGGTTGTGACTTGTGCAGCATCTTACTTCAAACTGGACTCAAGTTGACGACAAGATTAGTGGGCTGCTACTTCTTTTATCTTTTAGTGGGCTGCTTTTTATTCTTTTGTGGGCCTAAACGTTCCATATTATTAGGCTTTTTTCTTTTAGTGAGTATCTATATACTTATTTAGCTCTTTGATTAACTTTAGCATTAATGcatatctatactaatagaaaaagagacTAAGGCATTCTAAGGCACAACTTGTGAATTGTCTATTTCAtccctattatatattttattttaaacttattttacatattatatatttataagaatataaattcattagatattactcTATTTTCGTTTTTAGTGACTGGCCTGATTATTACActtaatctatgtgatatacataatatatatatatatatatatatatatatatatatatatatatatatagctattgataaggcttatagataaatatatccattcaataaattatctaataaaagtaatgaattaatagattttctaaaataatagattatcaaataaaataacattaattacacgtaccaCGTTGGTTCTTTCTGCTagttatcaaaaaataaatatagacaTATTAGAAAGTTCtttgtataattttcttttctaatGATTTTCTTATCTTATGCAAAATTCAATCAAGCTATATAATTTGGACTCTGATAATATATCCAAGAATATGAAAAGGGTGTAATTAGCAGcttaatttatcattttcgtGAAGTTCGATGTAGACCATAAACCAAGCCATGTACACTTGGAATTAAATTCATGatttatatatagtaataaATCATAAAACGTGTAGAAGTTGCTACACATGATCAACTACATGTGCTACAAATTCATACTATATAACCACCAAATTCATTCTATCCCTCCAATTATATCAATCTTCTTCACCATTATCATAAGCCCTCCATTCCCATCTCTCTCTTCCAGAtacccttcttcttcttcctcttcttcatgGGAGTCTGACGTGGCTTTCCCGCCAAACATCCAACGTTTCAAACTGGAATTACAGCAACAGATGAAGTAATAGCATCAACATCTTCAATTGAGTCAGGGGAAATAGAGGAATGACGTGGTTAATTGCCACCAATATTAACtatattacttttattcatcAGAGAGAAAAAACTAACAGAAGAAGACAGCAATAACAAGAAATAAAAGGGGATGCAGGGCACACACATTAAGACGTGATATTGCAAAGTAGAAAGATGAACCTCTTAGGAAAGTTGCAGAGTGACTTGAGCTCAAAAAGAGGAATCGACCATAAGTTCAAAGgaatacttgtcttttaattggTTGGCACAAGCGATAGCTAAAGGACTGCAATCAACTAATCCAATACGTGTGATCCAAGAATGATCATACGGCCAATCGAGTTGTTGTAATTTGTAGCAATCCTTCATGATTAGAACTACAAGATCTGGGAAGCTTCCACGTTGAGGTCTCCACTACACCAAATCGGTGTCTTCAATTTGAAGTTTAGTAAGTTTCAAGAAACCCCCTGATTCTATTTCCCACTCTGGGCCTCGAAAGGCATAGCATTCTAATACGAGAGTCAATAGATTTGGCAGCAACGAACCAATGTCATTCATGTACTTCCAAGGATACCCCAACCCACTCAAAATTAACACTGTGAGACTTGATGGGAACATTGAAAGAGGAATAGTATTAAACTTATACTTCATCTCGGGATTCCTGATACGATATGCAAGTGAGACCAAGTTTTGGAGTTGTGATATATAACTCAAGCAACTCAATGGGTTggtttcatcatcatcataaggCTTCAACTCCACTTCAATTCCTAAATGTGCTAAATTAGGAATTCTTTTGAGAACTTCCCTTGTACAACTGTTTGCACTCACACCAATAAGTGCAACGAGTTTGTTCAAGGTAGCATCATCAGTAATGTGGGGGGTTGGTAGGTCCCTACCCCCAATCTGAATATGTTCTAGTTCTTGCATGTCCCAAATTTGCCCAGGCATATATGATTGAAATCCACGCTTTTTAATGTACATATGTCTACCAATAATCAAGAATTTAAGGTGAAAAAGGTTGGATATGGAAGGAGGGATGTCCCCATTGCAAGTTAGGGCAAGGTAACGTAGACAAACAAGTTTCAAGATTTCAATTGGGATATAGTAAAATCGGACATTAAGAGCAAATAGTACCCTGAGCAACTTGAAACCCATGGCATGTATTGAGATTGGATATGGGTGATAAGAACCATAACAAAGGAGAGAACGGGCAGTGGATGCACAATCACTTTTTATCAAATCATACACTTGTTTGAAGCAGAATAAACTATTCCAATGGGTACACAACCGACGTTGGTCTTTTATAACATCATCATAACTTTGTAAGACATGCAAAAACTTTATCCTACTAGCTTCTACTTTACACAAGTGCTGCCAGCATGAATGCACGCGATACCTTCTCAACTCAAACAAAGAATTTGTTGTGTTGAGAACAAGATGATACCGCAAATAAAGCTTTTCCAAGCATATATTGAAAAAATCTCCAAAACCTTCTTCTCCAATCAGTTCAAGAAACCCCTCAGCACTCAACAGATTGTTGAGCATGGATGGAAGGATCATATCAATATATGGACGGAATGCTCCCATATAGAGAAAAAGCATTTTTAAATGTTGGGGCAAGTAGTCATAACTTGGGAAAAATACctttgatatttgattatatgcatCCATGAAGACTGAACTGCGTTGTTTGAGTACGTCAGCCCAGTATTCTGGGGTCTTGTCGGCTTTTGATAGGAGCTCTGCAACTGTGATTATCATAAGAGGAAGACCTTCACATTTCCACGCAATCATCTCTCCCAGTTCCTCCAATTGAATAGGGAAATCCTCTTCACCAAACACCTTCTCACCGAGTAGTTTCTTACTTTCTTCATCGTTCAAAAAGCGCACTCTTTGGTACCCATCCTCGGTGTATATTGTTTGTTGTCTACTTGTAAGTAAGAATCGAATCCTTCCAACAATATTCTTTCCTAGCAAGCAATTTGTCAAGCGATCTGCTTCTTTGTCCCATATATCATCCAACACAATGAGGCATTTCTTACCCTTTAATCTTTCCTTCAAGAGTCGAACTatttcctcctcctcctcatctCCTTGGGTAAGCATTCGGTACGCGTTGGGATCCACTTGAGCTAGAACGCATCGTAATAGTTCATCAGATTCACATTTTCTGCCCACTCTGACCcatgctcgaaactcaaaatGGCTCTGAATTGATGGAtcttcaaaaattttcttagcaAGAGTTGTCTTTCCAACGCCCGCCATCCCAATAATCGAATAGGGTAGCTTGTTATTTTCTTCAAGAAGATAGTCTCTGGCTTTTTCAAATTCATGAGATAATCCAACCATCTTTGACTTGATCATTCCACCAATATCAATTCTTGAGGAAATAGgctcgccttcttcttcagccatATTCTCCACTTCAATAGTGTACTCCTCCTCCATCATCTTCACCATCTCGACGAAGCAATCAACATGGTGTTGCAGACTCTGCAGATCTACAGGGAAAGACAAGTGATCTCTCGAGCTTTCGAGCTGTGGAAGAATCTGAGGTAAGATATGGGATTCGAGTAAATCTTCGAATTCCCAAACTGCCTCTTTGATTCGTTCATCCGCAGCATTCACCTCCGTCCTGATCTTGCTGCAGCTGGTCTCGTCCAATCCTAGCAGAACTCTCTGCAAGCGATCCATCTCGTCGTAGGCAGGTTGTAAGATTTGTGGAGAGTGGGAAACGAGAGAAATGCGAGAGGATTGTAGAATACGCTGAATCGTATTCTTGAGAGAAGCCGCCGCAGCATAAGCCGCCATAACTTGATTGAAATATGAGTTATCAACGGCAAAAATAGGTGGGGAGAgtttgtggtggtggtggtggtggtggtagaAGGTCTGAAATGGCAACGGCGGTAGGTGGTGGGAGGATAAGGATTTTGATGGTGCAATTCCTAAAATGAGATTGGTTGTGCCTCTACACAAAGTCAGCTCTACACATGTATTGATTGATGATACCACCATGAACGCCATATACTCCGCTgctatattatatttaaattgtaTTGATCTGCACAGATGCATCGACATTGAGGCCGACTGCACATATCACTGATTAAAAATAACATATGTATCGATAGGGGAGGGCTAGTGTATAAATACTtatttaacatataaaatacgaactagctaatatgtatgaattctatgtaaaaacacatatgaattcgctgtgtaaatatatgaattgcaaaaaataaattttttgctacctatgagattcgaactcgggaccatgaattcatccaacaatgtAATAAATCAATCATAGATTTTGATAATCTAAGGATCGtaaatagttcatattttatattctaaaaaatatttttattttagcccacctcTGTATCGATAAACTACTTAAATAGAAaagttttaatttatgtttttaaaataaaaataagatttagttatttcaTTGTATTCTTTgtattatagttatttttttgtaatttattatttttattaaaaaagtaaaaataaaaaaatgcaaaaaattaagaaaaataagtacAGTGTAGAaaacacaataaaataattaaatcctatttttattttaaaaatataaattaaataaattgaaatttttccTATTAAACTAGTTTGtgggctgcatagatttattgaataaaaaaaatatctcctACCAACTACCAATGAACACGTGCACTATCCGTTGCGCTTCACTCACTTCAAAGCTGAAAGTTGAAACACTGAAGAAGATTAAGacgagagagaaaaatattGTGATCAGAGTTGGATGCAATGCTTGCTTGCCCAATCAGAGCAATGGGAGTGGAGAAGGAGTTGCTGAAACCGGGAAGCGGCCCGAAGCCCCTTCCCGGTCAAAACGTCACCGTTCACTGCACCGGATTCGGCAAAAATCGAGATCTCACCAAAAAATTCTGGAGGTAAGTAAACACCGTTTCCCCCTTCCAATTCACACAACAATTTCATGATTATTGAATTTTTCTGCGGTTACAGCACCAAGGATCCTGGGCAGAAGCCTTTCACTTTCCAAATCGGTCGAGGCCAAGTTATTAAGGGTAATTTGTGTTTCTCTTATCTCAGACTTTTACTCTGTTTCTGGTTCATGTTTCCCATTTTGATTTCGGACCTCAATTGaagatagtttttttttttttttttgagggaatcaATTGAAGATAGTGATAAGTTTTGCAATGTGATGTTAGATTCAGAGGGTGTTaggctaaatttattttaaagagcttataagctgttgagCTCCAACAATTTGTATGATGTTTcatataagttgtcaaagtgtttggataattgagtttaAGAGAAAGAATTTTGTGATAGAGTGAGAAAAATTGAAGAGAGATAACTTGAAAGTGTATATGATTATGATAACAAACcataattgaataatatttgtaaaatggtATTGAGAAAATCAATTGGGGcaaatgaacttattttttgggagcttaaGTTTACAGTGA
The genomic region above belongs to Salvia miltiorrhiza cultivar Shanhuang (shh) chromosome 5, IMPLAD_Smil_shh, whole genome shotgun sequence and contains:
- the LOC130984929 gene encoding peptidyl-prolyl cis-trans isomerase FKBP12-like, which encodes MLACPIRAMGVEKELLKPGSGPKPLPGQNVTVHCTGFGKNRDLTKKFWSTKDPGQKPFTFQIGRGQVIKGWDEGVLGMQVGEVARLKCSPDYAYGSSGFISWGIQPNSDLVFDVELLSVE
- the LOC131024739 gene encoding disease resistance RPP13-like protein 4, coding for MAFMVVSSINTCVELTLCRGTTNLILGIAPSKSLSSHHLPPLPFQTFYHHHHHHHKLSPPIFAVDNSYFNQVMAAYAAAASLKNTIQRILQSSRISLVSHSPQILQPAYDEMDRLQRVLLGLDETSCSKIRTEVNAADERIKEAVWEFEDLLESHILPQILPQLESSRDHLSFPVDLQSLQHHVDCFVEMVKMMEEEYTIEVENMAEEEGEPISSRIDIGGMIKSKMVGLSHEFEKARDYLLEENNKLPYSIIGMAGVGKTTLAKKIFEDPSIQSHFEFRAWVRVGRKCESDELLRCVLAQVDPNAYRMLTQGDEEEEEIVRLLKERLKGKKCLIVLDDIWDKEADRLTNCLLGKNIVGRIRFLLTSRQQTIYTEDGYQRVRFLNDEESKKLLGEKVFGEEDFPIQLEELGEMIAWKCEGLPLMIITVAELLSKADKTPEYWADVLKQRSSVFMDAYNQISKVFFPSYDYLPQHLKMLFLYMGAFRPYIDMILPSMLNNLLSAEGFLELIGEEGFGDFFNICLEKLYLRYHLVLNTTNSLFELRRHMYIKKRGFQSYMPGQIWDMQELEHIQIGGRDLPTPHITDDATLNKLVALIGVSANSCTREVLKRIPNLAHLGIEVELKPYDDDETNPLSCLSYISQLQNLVSLAYRIRNPEMKYKFNTIPLSMFPSSLTVLILSGLGYPWKYMNDIGSLLPNLLTLWRPQRGSFPDLVVLIMKDCYKLQQLDWPYDHSWITRIGLVDCSPLAIACANQLKDNLKRWMFGGKATSDSHEEEEEEEGYLEERDGNGGLMIMVKMMEFEYFIEMLNMPEEEGEPISSRIDSGGMIKSKMVGLSHEFEYARDYLPEENNNEPFSIIGMAGVGKTTLAKHIFEDPSIQRHFEVRAWVRVGRKCESDEVLRCILAQVDPNTY